The sequence GCTCTCGCGCGGCGGCAGATTACCGCGCAGCGCGTCGATGAAATTGCCGATCGCGAGCAGCGCGAGGCCGCAGGCGATCACGACCGGCATCGCCTCCGGGCCCATGCCGTACATCGCGGTCGATTGCAGGCCGCGCGAGTCCCAGACCAGCACCGCGGCGAGCACCGCCAGCAATGCAGCGATGACGATGCCGGCGCGATCGACGCGCCGCGGCGACTGGGCGGGATCGCCTGAGCTCATGACTTGACGAGGCCGACCGATTTCAAGACGTCGGTGACGCGCACGGTTTCCTTCTTCAGGAAGTCGGCGAAGGCGTCGCCGCCGAGATAGGCATCCTCCCAGCCCTTCTGCTTGAGGATCTCCTTCCAGGCATCTGATTTTACCATCTTTTCCACCGCGTCGCTGAGCGTCTTGCGTTGCTCCGGCGTAATGCCGGGAGGCGCAACCACCGAGCGCCAGTTGGCGATCACGAGGTCGATGCCCTGCTCTTTGAACGTCGGGATGTCGCTGCCCGCGATGCGCTTCTCCGAGGTCACGCCGATCGCGCGCAGCTTGCCGGACTTGATCTGGCCTTCATATTCGCTCAAGCCCGAAATGCCCGCGGTGACCTTGCCGCCGAGAATCGCGGCGAGCGACTCGCCGCCGCCGGAGAACGGGATGTAGTTGATCTTCTTCGCATCGGCGCCGACGGCGCCAGCGAACAGCGCCGCCATCACATGGTCGACGCCGCCGGCCGAGCCGCCGGCGAAGGTCACCTTGGCGATATCGGCCTTCACTGCGGCGGCGAGATCCTGCGCGTTCTTGATCGGCGAATTCGCTGGCACCACGATCACCTGGATTTCCTCGGTGAGGCGGGCGATCGGCGTCACCTGCTCCAGGGTGACCGGCGACTTGTTCATGGCGAGCGCACCCACCATGACAAAGCCGTTGACCATCATCTGGTTGCCGTCGCCCTTGGCGCCGTTGACGAACTGCGCGATGCCGACGCTGCCGCCGGCGCCGGGGACGTTGGTCACCTGCACGCTGCGCGCGACGCCCGAAGCCACCAGCGCCTGCTGCATCGAGCGCGCGGTCTGGTCCCAGCCCCCGCCCGGGGCCGCCGGCGCCATCAGCTTGAGCTCGAGCTGCTGGGCAAAGGCAGGCGCGGCTGCCGCGAGGGTCAGCGCGACGGCTGCGCCGACAAGGCGCGCGGGAAATTGAAACATGGGGGCATTCTCCAGGCTCGTGCGGACGTGTTGATCGTTTGCCGCATTGTGTCGTTTGGTCGCATATCAGCCAAAACGGCCGATGCTGTCCAGCGACAGCGCCTGGTTCCCGGTCAGCTGGAAGCCGGCATCACCCCGCCAAGCGCGACGGTCAGCTCGCCCGCGACTTCGCGCACGATTTGGCCGATTTCCGGCAATCTGTCGTCGGTCAGGCGGCTGGTCATGCCGGAGACCGAAATCGCCGCCAGTGGCTCGGCGCAGTCGTTATAGACTACTGCGGCAATACAGCGCAGGCCCATGCAGGCCTCTTCGTCGTCGAGCGCAAAACCCTGCTTGCGGATTTTTTCGAGCTCCTTGAACAGATCGCCCGGCCGCACGATCGACTTTTCGGTCAGGCGGGGCATACCGTGATGGCGGATGACCGCAGCGACGTCCTCGTCCGAATAGGTCGCGAGCACCGCCTTGCCGACGCCCGACGTCACCATGGCGACGCGGCCGCCGACCTGGGTCAGCGAGCGCATGATCTCGCGGCTCTCCATGCGGGTCAGCACGATGATGAACTCGTCGTCGACCACGGCCAGGTTGGCGGTCTCGCGGGTGAGATCGCGCAGCTTGCGCAAGTAAGGAATCGCCTGCGTGGAGAAATTGCGTCGCCGCGCGAAGCTCGCGCCCACCGTGAAGCTGCGCACGCCGACATGCCATTTGGATTCGGCGCGATCGAACTGCACGAAGCGGCGGCTTTCCAGCGTCGCCAGCAGGCGGTGCACGGTGGACGCTGACAGTCCGGTGCGGACGGCGAGATCGCTGAGGCGATAGCCCTCGTCGTCCTCGGCCAATGTTTCGAGGATCGACAGCGCGCGATCGACGGATTGCACGCCGCCGTCGCGTGCGTCGTGGTCGACCTCCGATGGCGATCGGGCTTCGTGCGATTTGCGCCGGATCACGTTCTTGCTCATCGCGACCTGCCGCTTTTGCATCCGTCATTCCGGGATGGTGCGCCGGGACTGCGCGCAGCGCGGGCCTGGCGTACCAGACCCGGAATCTCGAGATCCCGGGTTCGATGCCTCGCATCGCCCCGGGATGACAGGAGAGCTAGGCTCAGAGCAGCCCTGCCCCGCGCGCCCACTTGTACTTGGCGCCCAAGACCTCGACCGGCAGCTCGGTCGAATAGGCGTAGGCCGGGATGCCGTTCTGGTAGAGATATTCGGCGGCTTCCTCGACCTCGACGTCGCCGGCCAGCGAAGCCACGATCGGCTTCACAAAACCCTTAGCCTCCATCTCCTTCTTCACCTCGACCATGTTGCGGGCGAACACCATCGGCGGCGTCACGATGGTGTGCCAGTAGCCGAGGATCAGCGAATGGATGCGCTCGTCCGACAGGCCGAGCTTCACGGTGTTGACGTAGGTGATCGGCGGCTCGCCGCCGGTGATATCCACAGGATTTCCGGCCGCACCAAACGGCGGGATGAACTTGCGGAAGGCCGCGTCGAGATCCGGCGGCATCGACATCAGCGACAGGCCGTTGTCGACGCAGGAGTCCGACAGCAGCACGCCCGAGCCGCCGGCACCGGTGATGATCAGCACGTTCTCGCCCTTCGGCGTCGGCAGCACCGGCACGCCGCGGGCGAATTCGAGCAGTTGCCGCAGGCTGCGGGCGCGGATCACGCCCGACTGCGCCAGCACGTCCTCGTAGATCTTGTCGTTGCCGGCGAGCGCGCCGGTGTGCGACGAGGCCGCCTTGGCGCCGGCCGAGGTGCGGCCGGCCTTGAGCACGACGACCGGCTTCTTCTTGGAGACGCGCTTGGCGGCTTCCGCGAAGGCGCGGCCGTCCTTGAGGTCTTCGCAGTGCTGCGCGATCAGGTTGGTGTTCGGGTCCTGCTCGAAGAAGGCGAGCAGATCGTCCTCGTCGATGTCGGACTTGTTGCCGAGGCCGACGATCGCCGACACGCCCATTTTCGCCGAGCGCGAGAAGCCGATGATGGCCATGCCGATGCCGCCCGACTGCGACGACAGCGCCGCGTGGCCCTTGACGTCATAGGCCGTGCAGAAGGTCGCGCAGAGATTTGCGGGCGTATAGTAGAAGCCGTAGATGTTCGGCCCCATCAGGCGGATGTCGTACTTCTTGCCGACCTCGACGATCTCGGCCTGCAGCTCCGGCGCACCGGCTTCGGCAAAGCCCGACGGGATCAGCACCGCGCCCGGGATTTTCTTCTCGCCGCATTCGGTCAGCGCCGCCGCTACGAACTTCGCAGGGATCGCGAACACGGCGGTGTCGATCACGCCCGGGACGTCCTTGACGCTCTTGTAGGCCTTGTAACCGAGGATTTCGGCAGCCTTGGGATGGATCGGATAGATCTCGCCCTTGTAGCCGCCGTTGATGAGGTTCTTCATCACGGAGTTGCCGATCTTGCCGTCCTCCGCGGAGGCGCCGACCACGGCGACCGCCTTCGGCTGCATGATGCGGCTCATCGCCGCCACGATCTCTTCGGTCGGACGCGGCTTGGGCTTCGGCACATAGGCGAAGTCGACGACGATACGGACGTCGGCGGCGATCGCGCTCTTCGCCGTCGCGAACACCGGGTTAAGGTCGAGCTCGACGATCTCAGGGAAATCGGTGACGAGCTGTGAGACCTTGACGATGACGTCGGCGAGCGCCGTCCGGTTCACCGGCTCACCGCCACGCACGCCCTTCAGGATCTCATGTGCCTGGATGCCATCGAGCATCGAGAGCGCGTCTTCCTTGGTCGCGGGCGCGAGGCGGAAGGTGATGTCCTTCAGCACTTCGACCAGCACGCCGCCGAGGCCGAAGGCGACCAGCTTGCCGAACGAGCCGTCGGTGATCGAGCCGACGATGACCTCGGTGCCGCCGGCCAGCATCTGCTGCACCTGGACGCCCTCGATCTTGGCATCGGCCTTGTACTTCTTG is a genomic window of Bradyrhizobium sp. CB1717 containing:
- a CDS encoding tripartite tricarboxylate transporter substrate binding protein — encoded protein: MFQFPARLVGAAVALTLAAAAPAFAQQLELKLMAPAAPGGGWDQTARSMQQALVASGVARSVQVTNVPGAGGSVGIAQFVNGAKGDGNQMMVNGFVMVGALAMNKSPVTLEQVTPIARLTEEIQVIVVPANSPIKNAQDLAAAVKADIAKVTFAGGSAGGVDHVMAALFAGAVGADAKKINYIPFSGGGESLAAILGGKVTAGISGLSEYEGQIKSGKLRAIGVTSEKRIAGSDIPTFKEQGIDLVIANWRSVVAPPGITPEQRKTLSDAVEKMVKSDAWKEILKQKGWEDAYLGGDAFADFLKKETVRVTDVLKSVGLVKS
- a CDS encoding IclR family transcriptional regulator — translated: MSKNVIRRKSHEARSPSEVDHDARDGGVQSVDRALSILETLAEDDEGYRLSDLAVRTGLSASTVHRLLATLESRRFVQFDRAESKWHVGVRSFTVGASFARRRNFSTQAIPYLRKLRDLTRETANLAVVDDEFIIVLTRMESREIMRSLTQVGGRVAMVTSGVGKAVLATYSDEDVAAVIRHHGMPRLTEKSIVRPGDLFKELEKIRKQGFALDDEEACMGLRCIAAVVYNDCAEPLAAISVSGMTSRLTDDRLPEIGQIVREVAGELTVALGGVMPASS
- a CDS encoding acetate--CoA ligase family protein; its protein translation is MSNSKDAVRKVLDQVKADNRTSLTAPEGKLVCDAYGIPVPKEGVARSAGEAGKMASSMGFPVVMKIVSPDILHKTEAGGVIVGLKTAEEAEKAYETILGNAKKYKADAKIEGVQVQQMLAGGTEVIVGSITDGSFGKLVAFGLGGVLVEVLKDITFRLAPATKEDALSMLDGIQAHEILKGVRGGEPVNRTALADVIVKVSQLVTDFPEIVELDLNPVFATAKSAIAADVRIVVDFAYVPKPKPRPTEEIVAAMSRIMQPKAVAVVGASAEDGKIGNSVMKNLINGGYKGEIYPIHPKAAEILGYKAYKSVKDVPGVIDTAVFAIPAKFVAAALTECGEKKIPGAVLIPSGFAEAGAPELQAEIVEVGKKYDIRLMGPNIYGFYYTPANLCATFCTAYDVKGHAALSSQSGGIGMAIIGFSRSAKMGVSAIVGLGNKSDIDEDDLLAFFEQDPNTNLIAQHCEDLKDGRAFAEAAKRVSKKKPVVVLKAGRTSAGAKAASSHTGALAGNDKIYEDVLAQSGVIRARSLRQLLEFARGVPVLPTPKGENVLIITGAGGSGVLLSDSCVDNGLSLMSMPPDLDAAFRKFIPPFGAAGNPVDITGGEPPITYVNTVKLGLSDERIHSLILGYWHTIVTPPMVFARNMVEVKKEMEAKGFVKPIVASLAGDVEVEEAAEYLYQNGIPAYAYSTELPVEVLGAKYKWARGAGLL